GTTGTAATTGATTTATCAATCCAACTCTTGTCAATCATAGTTAGACACTCTGGTCTAAATGCCGAGACATGCAAAATGTAAGTATTGAAAAATCAGAGAAATGACTAAAtctaaaaaactttaaaagataataagttAATGCATAGTTGACACCAAATTTATGAAATTCTAGAACCGTAGTCAGAGACAGTGACAGATccaaaatttctttcaattgggggcattaattaaaaaattagaataattttatatatttttttactattgaaTCTTAGTATTCATTAGCTATTAATCatgttataaaaatatatataataatatttatacaaaataaaacaaagcatGATTGTTTGTATTGAAAAACATAAACAGgaatatttaactaaaaaaaattaaaaaaggaagTTAAGAAGTCTTACTAGGAAATGGAAAATCAGAAACCTGCAGTAAAATAgaagagaattaaaataaaaatgcgAAATGGGGTAAAATTTATTGATTGAATGAGGGGAAGGgtgcaaataaatttttatcctATATAATACATGGTACGTTATAAAGTGTCAGAAGGGATATTTATCCTACAATCTCCTATCTAAATTTGTCTttggaacaaaaaaaaaaggaatttaaAGGGTACTGACttaactaatttgaataaaataatttgctCGAATTAGCAAAGTATGACTTGAATGGCAGGTTAACAATATGTTAATAATTTTCTAGAATTTCGGATTGAAAATTTGCCTTTCAGTATCAtatgaaataattatattagaataattaaataaatataaaaaataataaatgtgatTAAGGTATTACTTtggaaaaaaaagtttaatttaaagaagaataaaaaaaactttaaaatacaaattcataaaaattctaaaaagttaaatttattCTTGCTCGTATTAAAATTAGAATGCAGGTtattcacatatataaaaaaatttggtggcATTTATAAGTATTAATTAGTAtgttttaatgataaaaaacaTTAAGAAGATAAAGACATACTATAATAACGATATAGTATCACGACACTCTTTGACCTCCCTACATTAATAGGGACGGATCCACTATCTTAGTGGGAGtttgaataaaattgattttgcaaacttgattttgatgaaaagtaagtttgtgttaaagtgatttatgtttggcaatctTTACATCAAAatgaattatagtaaaataaatgttgtttggattatactactcaaaatcacttttagacaaaaaaaattactaaaatatacaccaacttaaataattttggtatattatcttatcattttaatttagataattgAATATAtcttattaataaattctataataaaattaacatttatacactaaaataaaataatatataaacattggcaaaatatatttttaattaaaactaacaaaatataaattttatagagtactaagaataataaaaaaattaaatatttattttggtagtaattgaaataaatcaaaaaaaatttatgatattttttatatagtatatttttaatactcTTAATACtcttttttagtatgttataatttattattattattatttagaattcattttttgtgatttcCATCCTTTAGCAACTCTCGAATCCTATCAGATTCCTCTTGAGTATCATCTTCGATATGAATTGGAAAAGAGTTGTTCCTCTCTTCAACGGGCTCATCATCAACCCCATCAAAGTTGTTGGCAGCTGAACCGAAGATATCGTTAAGCATATCCTGTTGTGGAGCTCTTTCCTCTGATTCGCTAAAGTCATGGCTTGATGATGCTTCTTCATGTTGAACTACACTTTCTCCATGCATATACCAAAAAgtgtatttttttgaaaaacctttTTGGAGTAAATGTGCTAACACCTCAACTCTAGTCCTCATGTTCTTAAAACCACATCTAATGCACGGACAGATAATTTTTCCATTTACGGCAACCCTTTGAAAGGCAAAATCTAAGAAGTCAGCTACACCGCATTTGTACTCCGCTGTTGTAATTGATTTATCAATCCAACTCTTGTCAATCATAGTTAGACACTCTGGTTTAAATGCCGAGATATGCAAAATGTAAGTATTGAAAAATCAGAGAAATGACTAAAtctaaaaaaactttaaaaaacagGAATATTTAACAGgaatatttaactaaaaaaaattaaaaaaggaagTTAAGAAGTCTTACTAGGAAATGGAAAATCAGAAACCTGCAGTAAAATAgaagagaattaaaataaaaatgcgAAATGGGGTAAAATTTATTGATTGAATGAGGGGAAGGgtgcaaataaatttttatcctATATAATACATGGTACGTTATAAAGTGTCAGAAGGGATATTTATCCTACAATCTCCTATCTAAATTTGTCTttggaacaaaaaaaaaaggaatttaaAGGGTACTGACttaactaatttgaataaaataatttgctCGAATTAGCAAAGTATGACTTGAATGGCAGGTTAACAATATGTTAATAATTTTCTAGAATTTCGGATTGAAAATTTGCCTTTCAGTATCAtatgaaataattatattagaataattaaataaatataaaaaataataaatgtgatTAAGGTATTACTTtggaaaaaaaagtttaatttaaagaagaataaaaaaaactttaaaatacaaattcataaaaattctaaaaagttaaatttattCTTGCTCGTATTAAAATTAGAATGCAGGTtattcacatatataaaaaaatttggtggcATCTATAAGTATTAATTAGTAtgttttaatgataaaaaacaTTAAGAAGATAAAGATATAGTAGAATAACGATATAGTATGTTTTagtgactaaaaaaattaaaagatgaagacatttataattattaaataatatgttttaatgattttaaaaataagaagataCCGAAACAGTTATCATCAAATAAAGACTTACTTGTCCTTTGATCTCCTTAATCTTatctcttctattcttttttctCGGTTGCAACAAAACAGATGTGGTAAACTCTATGGAATGAAATAGAAGAAATAATACTAATGACCCATGAGTAAACCAACGGTGAACAAGTAttgtataataaattttatgaatgATTGAAAATATCAGCCCTTATCTATATAACACTATAAACTGCACAAGTTTAGGAATTAGTTACTCAATTCTGTTAAATAGATGACTAAGTCTATTCACATATCTTATCTTGGCCGTTTTAATCTTAatcttttatataaaatatatcttatctattatctgttttattttttcttttatattattgttatttgttttgtacctgaatatttaaattttaaacacgTAAATTCTAAAGGCCTCAACGCAGCCACCAAATTGTTATAGCCTTTTATGATTCATCTCTTTTATTTCTGGGCACCCACATCTTAATTTTCCCCACCCTTGTTTCTTATCGAAACAGGACGCTAGGAATGAGAAGAGGAATGCCAAATAACAAGCCATGACTACTTTCTAATTTCTGCAATCGAATAAGGTATGCATCTCGAGCGGCCTTTGGTTTTCGAATTCAAgttgttcttcctcttgttcttcttctacttcgtcactatttttcttaaattcaaattagaaTTTGGGGCTGGAAttaagaaaacacatattaCACATGCAATTATACAGGCTTCCCCAGTGGCTCTGGTGGTGCCTAATCCCTCTGCCGCTGGATTCATGGCATCTCGGAAGGCAATAATAACTAGGGGCGCCGCACTTGGACGAGGAGCTGCCGCCACAGGGTTTATCCACTTCTTGGCTCTAACTGAAGCCTCCAAATACAGGAAGGATGGACCTTTCCGGTATCTTTTTCATCCTTAATAAAGAGTGGGTTTGAACGAAAATGTTTGTCAGAAGCTTCTGGTGGGTTTTCCGTTGTTCCATTAGTCTTTGCAATCAGGGCAGGTGCAATTAAGGTTCAAAATCATGGCATGTGCAGTTTAGCTTCATAAATTTAAGCTTTCTTTGGTCTTGAGAAGcatttattattgttgaaatatctttaattaaaaaggaaataGATTACTGGTGTTTTCATAAACTCTGTTGCTCTAAGGATTCACGTAACTATTTGATAAGCTTCTGTGAAATGGCACTGCCCCTTTTTTACTCTCAAAAGCAAGGGGAAAGACcagaagaggaaaaaaaattattggcaCGTCTTAAGTTTTTCAGGGTCACGACAATAAAGCGTCTCTTTTGAAGTGTACACAACTATCTTCTTAGATCCCTTACAAGAATCTATCATGTATTATATACATACTTAGTTGAGACTTTTTATCGAGAAAATTGTCCATGTTATAATTTAGTGTTGTTAATAAGTTTTCTGGTGTCACTTATATTAGGAAATTTTCTCAACAAATTCTGTATAGATGTCTAAATTTTTGCAGTGATCGTTGGGGGAATAGCCAATTTTGCAACTTATGCAATTGCACATGCTAttcttgtaaaaaataattgtagTTGCTTTCTTGTTGCATACCATTGGTTATGAgcatgaaagcagtaggaatgGTTTTGAAGCTTACATTTGAAGGCACAAATCAATTCTAGGAATTTCTGAGCTGATTTTTTACAATGATCTTGTTAGGATGTTATATTTTACAGATTAACTACGTGAACAAGGTATCATATTTAGCAGTGATGATGTAATGTATTCTGTTTGCTGCATATTTGAGAATTAGAAATAGAGTCATCTCTGCTGTTTGTAGAATTCTCAGAATATTCATCTCCGGTTTAGATGAATATGTCTATGGCTTTTTCTGAATTAAAAATAGTATGCAGTCTCCCTCTTTCACAACGTTAATGTTATATACTATTTTCATTTATGGAATTAACAACATTACTATTAATATCaagtataaataaaaatgttcacatggaaaataaaagaaagtagaaaacaaagcatagaaaagcatagtaaattgaattggaaattTCAAGTACTTCATACATTGATGATCGAAAACCAAATGTGACATTAAACATAAAGAATAAGCCTATATAAAATTGGAACAGGAAACTAACAGAGCTAAAGAACTAATAATATAGTGGACTTATGTTAAACGAAACTAAATTAGAAGCACACTAGACATAATATTCTCCTGGATACCAAATTTCACAAAATTGTCTAGCCTTTTCACGAGCAATAGGATCCAAATTATCCTTCCAAAATGGTTTTTTGTTGAGATCAAAATCTTTTACCGCAGCATGGGTCTCTGGTGATTCAGTTGTAGAGCGAATATAtcctttcttttgaaaaaacCTTGCAATGTATTGTTTAATGATGATTAATTGTTTTCGACGTGCCCACTCAAACTCGCATGATGGCTTGGTTTTAACGCTTGTCTACATACATAAAAAAATGCACTATTTTATCTACAGTGTTATATATAGGTGTGAGCAAACAGTTTTGAAAATAGTAAAAAGGaaataacaatatatttttgttaccTTTAGATCCATTAGTATAACATCTGCATCCCATTCagaagaaatagtaaaatatgGAAATCCATGCTTTTGCAGATATTGCACGCTAAGTGCATATATCTCCTACAAAATTATTCAAACAGACCGAATAATTATAGAGAATTATTAAATGATAACATTATGTTAAATTGGATAATAAAACACATATAGAATATTAAAAGCAGAAAACCTCTGTAATAGAATCCATTGGGGTATTAGTGTAGAATGCATGTGAGAAGGGCGACTTTTCACGGTGTGAGCATTGAGTGCTATCAGCCAAGAATGCACATTAATCTTGTTACACCAAGTATTGGAGGCCACATCGAGTGCGTGTTGCAACGAGGAGAATGGAGAAGCAGAAGCCATCTCCGATGCAAACTTGATGCTTCCACAGCATTCAAGCAAATCGCGCTCTTCCATAGTAATCCAAGTTGAATTTTTGTTGCAAGGTCGTGCAATTGTCATTTTGTGTGACCTACTAagcaacaaatacatcaagttTTGAAAGCataattagtaatatttttcataatttggACAATCAGATTCATATAAAcaaatcaaaaatttaaaaattactgaAATATACTGACCAAAAATTAGTTCTCATTCATTTCACACCCCAATTCAAATTATACTCTTTATCAAGAGTTAAAGATGGAATTCAAGACAGAATGTAAACTTGacaatgaaaaattttttgcatgttttttattatttgtatttcttacctttttattttttattatttatttatggtaGAGTTAAATTTGGATTTACATACTTAAAGAACACAGACactagtcaccaaaaaaaaagaacacaGACACTAGTCATAACAATCATCACTTTCAACACTACAATAATAATCCATAgtgtatatgaaaaaaataagtaatttaaaaaattagtttcttTTAGTACTCTCTTGTACTCTTCATATAATTTTAAGATATTTAACATTCAGCATTATTATTGTAGCATTAATTTATCTTCTAATAATTTGATCAACAATGTAATAACTATTATATCAAACATGCATctcaaacagaatcagatttAAATTccgtaaataaataataaagagtaaaaaaataataaatacaaacataaccatgataaataaataagaaataataaattatatttgataaaaagaaaaaatgtgcATAATaacaatgaaagaaaaattgaaactgCAAATTATAATCCATCTAATTTTCATACTCTTAATGAACAACATAGCCACTATTTAATCAAGAAGCCAAAATTAACCCCgtttgcagaattgtaaattatGAATCacctctaaaattaaataattaacctACCTTAGTTATTCTCAGCGGCACTGGAAATGAGGGAGAAGAAAGCAACTATCTGGATTCTTGAGAAAAACTGCACCTTAATTACGgtttaaatttaagaaaaagataaactgCATAACAAAGTTTTGAATGAGTTGGAGGGAATGACCAAATTAAGCGCGGAATTGAAAGTGAATATCGTTTAATTTTTGTCACGGTCATAATTGGGTCTGTggcaaattttaaaatccatCTCAAATTGGCCACGGACAAACGAAAACGTGGAAAAATTCCGTAAAATTTGGCCACAGAGATATAATACGTTGCCATTACATATCACGGTCCATAAACTTTGCCACTGATTATCGTTCGTGAGTACCTTCCCGTTGGTAACTCCCGTGTTTTTGGTAGTGAATCAGTTaccaatgtatttatatataaatatattataacatgtattttatattagtggctgattttagtagtGTACGTGTAGcatggctaattttttttatcagttttaatttttttactcaaGTGATATTATTATATGATACTAAAATATTTATGACCAAAAGTTTTAAAGTGTGATTCTTTATTTCATATTGatctcaaaaaaaaagaattttagcaaataaaaagaaaaaattatttgtgtAAAGTTTATACAAATCTAAAAAAAAGTTCTTACATGAGAGAATACATAAAAGATATAACAACAATATTTGATGAATGAGATAAGGCTAAGcacttttttatttgaatatagaAACAAAAGTGGTATTAAATTTGGATGTGGGGAATACAGGTGCTTCACAGCCATGTGGTGTCAGTAGAACAGAACTCAGACCATGCGAGTTCTTCATcagtaaaaaaattgaaaacaacaaacaactcGGAGGGTTCGTTTTCTAGCTTCCAAAATTCATATTTGCCCATCCTCAAATCGGACCATGCGATTTCTtaagcaaaattttaaaatcaaacaactcgtatggtccgatttgtgtactctgagttttttcaaatttttttaacacaaatcaGACCTTTCGATTTGTGTATTcaattttttcaactttttaaacacaaatcggaAGGTCCGATTTGTATACtcccataattttaaaaaacacaaaaaattatcatattaaaatatatcactCATTTTACTTCCATATCAAAAGTTTTTAGCCTAAGGCTAAGAGAGAAAAAGGAAcataatttggagagaaaataagaagagtCTTCATCTTTATAACACTATCACTATATATAGCTGCTGGTGTAACTGATTTTATgtctaatttattataaaattctaaatttttaaaaattaaataattaattatttatgaattaaagtttcaaaaagaaaaaaagaatactaCTTGGCCGAAGCCAAAGGAACGaaggaaaaaataaatcaaatgtGGCTTTTATAtgcacatatatatattttcatcACATGACACCTAACCCCTCCTTAATCATCACCTTCACTTATTCATTTCATTCACTCATTTCATTCACGGAACCATTTGCATGGCTGAGTTTATttcaaggaaaaaaaaaagaaaaaaaaagaaagagagccGAGAGAGGAGAATGAAACCGTGACCCCATCAAGAGTTTTCGACTTCAATTTTTGCGATTTGTAATTCCAATTAAAAATCTAATCTGGTAAAAGTGTTTGTATCTTTTTTCTCTATACGTTGGCATTATTTTTGTTCGATAGAAGTTGACAGTGACGTAGCTCCTCTTCCTCTTGAGTtcggccaattggagttctagaAGGTATAGACGACTTTTTCAGCAGCTCGGTCAAAAAGTTCTTCCAGAATTTTCGTTGACTTTGAATTCATACAGAAGTAgaggattttattttaaaattaactgttTTAATTTATGGATGCCATGGAAGTCTAGTGGATATTTAcaaataatttatgattatttaGAATGACTAAATGATAATTTTGAATTGCATTTGTGACTGAATGTGATGAATATGTATTTGATTTCTTGATTGTTTAGGAATGCTAATTCTTATTATTGAGTTGGAAAGTTGGTTTAATTTGTTAGTATTGAACTGAGATTTGAAAATGATTTCTGATTTTGGAAATGTTTAAAAAGTGGTTGAGAATGGTTCGGTTGGGACCCGAAAAAGGTGGCAAAGTTCGAGTTTTAGGAGAGATGTtgtcgaaattttataaaatctaaggttttatttaaaaagttattttagaCGATTTGGATTtgaaaaatgatattatttaattttatttagttaagaaaagaattattcTCTTCTGAATTCGATTTACGAAGGAAAtgtttatgttttaaaattaaattatttaagaaagaAACTATAttttgagaaattgtattatttaacttttgatgtcgatttattaagaaaagatttacGTTTgggtttgatttattaagaaagactttatgttttgagtttgattgtcGTCCTCCCTAAAGTCTCGAGACCCTGCCgtgagatttatttaataaatgattcttttatagaggtttaaatttgaaatgaTTTTGAAGTTAGGTTGGGAAAATCATGGTTAAGAAAGAACtgatttttgtatgaaagaagAACTTACTGTAAGTAAAGTGTTTTCAGAGGTTTGGAAAGGTTATAAAGAGAGGTGttggttttaaataaaaatgacttGAATCCGGTTTATTAAGTAAAAGGATCTCTGCCATAGAAGAGTAGAGAGCAGTTACTGAAAAGATATTGAGTGTTgttgggccttagtgccaagTGTCTAGTGAGGACGACGATACGTAACGCTCACTTGACACAATAGAGACGGCTCAGTGAGGATGGCGATACGTAACACTCACTGGAGGTCGTAGGCTTTATGTGTGAATGATTGTGCAGGGATGCCCGTGTGTATGGAATGGCTTCCAGGAGAAAGTGGCACATGCTTCAGCTGGAGAATCAGCGCCTGTAAGTACTTGCAGAGGTCATGTTCGGCATACTTCAGCTGGAG
The genomic region above belongs to Arachis duranensis cultivar V14167 unplaced genomic scaffold, aradu.V14167.gnm2.J7QH unplaced_Scaffold_165934, whole genome shotgun sequence and contains:
- the LOC107478332 gene encoding uncharacterized protein LOC107478332, translating into MEERDLLECCGSIKFASEMASASPFSSLQHALDVASNTWCNKINVHSWLIALNAHTEIYALSVQYLQKHGFPYFTISSEWDADVILMDLKTSVKTKPSCEFEWARRKQLIIIKQYIARFFQKKGYIRSTTESPETHAAVKDFDLNKKPFWKDNLDPIAREKARQFCEIWYPGEYYV